The following is a genomic window from uncultured Draconibacterium sp..
GAAAATACCGAAGACATTTACGCCGGTATCGAATATATGATGGGCGAAAAAGAAACGGAAAAATTCCGCGATTTTCTGATCAACGAAATGGGTGTCGATAAGATTCGTTTTCCCGAGTCGTCGTCGTTTGGTGTAAAACCTATTTCAAAAGACGGATCGGAGCGCTTAACAAAAGCGGCTATTGAATATGCCATCGAGCGCCAGTTGCCATCGGTTACCATCGTTCATAAAGGAAACATTATGAAATTTACCGAGGGAGCCTTTAAAAACTGGAGCTACGACCTGGCAGAAACTGAATTTGCCGAACAAACTTTTACCTGGCGACAATACGAAGCCCTGAAAAAGGACAAAGGCGAACTGGATGCCAACAAAGCTTTGGACGAAGCTAAAAAAGCCGGAAAAGTGATTGTTAAAGACTGTATCACCGATGCCTTTTTACAGGAGTCGTTGTTGCACCCGTGGGATCACTCGGTAATTGCAACCATGAACCTGAATGGCGATTACGTATCGGATCAGTTGGCAGCAATGGTAGGAGGAATTGGTATTTCGCCGGGAGCAAATATTAACTACCAAAGTGGTTATGCCATTTTTGAGGCAACTCACGGAACAGCGCCAAATATTGCAGGAACTGGTAAAGCTAACCCTGGATCGTTGATCCTTTCGGCGGTTATGATGTTGGAATATATGGGATGGAATGATGCAGCAGAGCACGTTTACGATGCAATGGAACACGTATTTGCAAAACGTAAAGTAACAAGCGATCTGCACGCGCAAATGGAAGGAGCGACACTACTGTCGACTTCTGAATTTGCCGATGCCATAATCCGAAATATGCATTAATTAAATAAATCAATAACAATAACAGATGGAATACATTAAGTACAGATTTTACCAGAAAGCGAATAAGTGCGCTAAGGAGTTTCAAAGACTCAAAAAAGATCATGCCGACGTGGTGCTGGGAGAAGTTAAACTAGGGCAAGTATTAACAGGAATGAAAGGTATACCGCTTTTGGTTACCGACACTTCAAAACT
Proteins encoded in this region:
- the icd gene encoding NADP-dependent isocitrate dehydrogenase, with amino-acid sequence MTEKTKIVNGKLVVPDYPTIPFIEGDGIGKDITGPSKRVIDAAVAKAYGDTKRITWKEVLAGEKAYHETGSYLPDETIEAFKEYLIGIKGPLQTPVGGGIRSLNVALRQTLDLYVCVRPVRWFKGVPSPIRYPSMVDMHIFRENTEDIYAGIEYMMGEKETEKFRDFLINEMGVDKIRFPESSSFGVKPISKDGSERLTKAAIEYAIERQLPSVTIVHKGNIMKFTEGAFKNWSYDLAETEFAEQTFTWRQYEALKKDKGELDANKALDEAKKAGKVIVKDCITDAFLQESLLHPWDHSVIATMNLNGDYVSDQLAAMVGGIGISPGANINYQSGYAIFEATHGTAPNIAGTGKANPGSLILSAVMMLEYMGWNDAAEHVYDAMEHVFAKRKVTSDLHAQMEGATLLSTSEFADAIIRNMH